A region from the Desulfitobacterium dehalogenans ATCC 51507 genome encodes:
- the sigF gene encoding RNA polymerase sporulation sigma factor SigF, which yields MIQRLTEMNLPRFPLLSDEEMMDLLHRAQEGDVEARERLINCNLKLIFNLVQRFSHRGYELEDLFQIGTIGLIKAIDKFDFTYGVKFSTYAVPMIIGEIRRFLRDDHPVKVPRSYKELVYKVNKSRESLSATLGRDPTIGEIAENIGVDREDIVSALEAVQSPTSIHDTLYQDDSDPIYILDQLPMEKELDAGWFEKIALKEVLDKLPEREKLVLMMRFYEDKTQSEIAALLNLSQVQISRIERAALHRIRQFLHEPDHQGDL from the coding sequence ATGATTCAAAGACTAACGGAAATGAACCTTCCCCGCTTTCCTCTTCTATCTGATGAAGAGATGATGGATCTGCTCCATCGTGCCCAGGAAGGAGATGTTGAAGCCAGAGAGCGGCTGATCAACTGCAATCTTAAGCTGATCTTCAATCTTGTCCAACGTTTTTCCCACCGTGGGTATGAACTGGAGGATCTCTTTCAAATCGGCACCATCGGCCTGATCAAGGCTATCGACAAGTTTGACTTTACTTATGGTGTAAAGTTCTCAACCTATGCCGTCCCCATGATCATCGGGGAGATACGCCGTTTCTTGAGAGACGATCATCCCGTTAAGGTCCCCCGCTCTTACAAAGAGCTGGTGTATAAGGTCAATAAATCACGGGAAAGTTTGTCTGCAACCCTGGGCCGGGACCCTACCATCGGTGAAATCGCAGAAAATATCGGAGTCGATCGAGAAGATATTGTATCCGCCTTAGAAGCGGTCCAAAGTCCCACCTCCATTCATGATACTCTCTATCAAGATGACTCCGATCCCATCTATATTCTGGATCAACTTCCTATGGAGAAGGAGCTTGATGCCGGTTGGTTCGAAAAGATTGCCCTGAAAGAAGTTCTGGATAAACTCCCTGAACGTGAGAAACTCGTCCTGATGATGCGTTTTTATGAAGATAAGACTCAAAGTGAGATCGCTGCACTCCTTAACCTTTCTCAAGTCCAAATCTCAAGAATTGAGCGGGCTGCTCTGCACCGTATTCGTCAATTTCTTCATGAACCTGATCATCAAGGTGATCTGTAA
- a CDS encoding spore germination protein: protein MDNSSERNLKVSKNFQKNLDYLNRELGVPDSFDIILREMSIGGKKIAIYSVNGMVNTEVVSIILDALVDLERADLVVNALQTLVKGRIVGLQVSEVDTMDKILYFILSGPMAIFVEGQDKAIIVDARSFPARAPSEPDIERVTRGARDGFTETLVFNTTLIRRRLRDPKLRMKLMQVGGRSKTDVCVAYIEDVTNEELVNEISEEIQKIKIDGIPMAEKSVEEFILGSKIWNPYPRVRYTERPDVAAVHLLEGHVVVLVDTSPSVMIAPATFWSHTQHAEEYRQEPIVGAYLRWIRFMGIFAALFLLPLWLACALNPHLLPEWLQFLGVEKVGKIGLIPQVFLAEFGVDLVRMAAIHTPGPLTVALGLIATFMIGDVAIKVGLFAQEIIVYLAIVTVGTFATPSYELAQANRLARLFLLVMVALNNFIGFAIGVLILFFLLWRTKSFGVPYLWPLLPLDLKALGTVLVRSPLPIKNKRPSILKPKDTIRQPQGHDE from the coding sequence TTGGATAATTCAAGTGAGCGCAACCTCAAGGTAAGCAAAAATTTTCAAAAGAATCTGGACTATCTTAATCGGGAACTAGGGGTTCCCGATAGCTTTGATATCATCCTTCGGGAAATGTCCATAGGCGGGAAAAAGATTGCCATCTACTCTGTGAATGGCATGGTAAACACGGAAGTTGTCAGTATCATCCTGGATGCCCTTGTGGATCTTGAGCGGGCTGATCTCGTGGTGAACGCCCTACAGACTTTAGTGAAAGGCCGTATCGTAGGGCTGCAGGTGTCCGAAGTGGACACCATGGATAAGATCCTCTATTTCATTTTGTCCGGTCCCATGGCCATCTTCGTTGAAGGCCAGGACAAAGCTATTATCGTTGACGCGCGGAGTTTTCCGGCCCGCGCTCCCAGTGAACCGGATATTGAACGGGTTACCCGGGGGGCCAGGGATGGTTTTACGGAGACCTTGGTCTTTAATACAACCCTGATACGCCGCCGCTTACGTGATCCCAAACTTAGAATGAAATTAATGCAGGTAGGGGGGCGGTCCAAGACCGATGTCTGCGTGGCCTATATCGAAGATGTTACCAACGAAGAGCTGGTCAATGAGATATCTGAAGAAATTCAGAAGATCAAGATTGATGGAATTCCCATGGCCGAAAAAAGCGTGGAAGAATTCATTCTCGGAAGCAAGATATGGAACCCCTATCCCAGGGTTCGCTATACGGAACGACCGGATGTGGCAGCCGTTCACTTGTTAGAAGGCCATGTGGTGGTATTGGTGGATACCTCTCCTTCGGTTATGATTGCCCCGGCGACCTTTTGGTCCCATACCCAGCACGCCGAAGAGTATCGTCAGGAACCAATCGTTGGGGCCTATTTGCGGTGGATCCGTTTTATGGGCATTTTTGCAGCACTTTTCCTTTTGCCTTTATGGCTGGCCTGTGCTTTAAACCCCCACCTCCTTCCCGAATGGTTGCAATTTTTAGGGGTTGAAAAAGTAGGGAAGATCGGGCTGATTCCACAAGTGTTTTTGGCGGAATTCGGGGTGGATTTGGTCCGCATGGCTGCCATTCATACACCAGGGCCGCTGACCGTGGCACTGGGTTTAATTGCAACCTTTATGATTGGTGATGTGGCCATTAAAGTTGGACTCTTTGCTCAGGAAATTATTGTTTATCTTGCCATAGTCACGGTGGGTACCTTTGCTACTCCCAGCTATGAGCTTGCCCAAGCCAATCGCCTGGCCCGTCTGTTCCTTCTGGTCATGGTTGCCCTCAATAACTTTATCGGTTTTGCCATCGGCGTCCTAATTTTATTCTTCTTACTATGGAGGACGAAATCCTTCGGTGTTCCCTATTTATGGCCTTTATTGCCTTTGGATTTAAAAGCCCTGGGTACAGTTCTGGTGCGGTCTCCTCTGCCTATAAAAAATAAGAGACCCAGTATTCTCAAGCCGAAGGATACCATACGCCAGCCTCAAGGGCATGATGAATAA
- a CDS encoding 2-hydroxyacyl-CoA dehydratase has protein sequence MKVTFPHMGNAWIVIQALLENLDVDYVVPPPNSKETLNIGTQLAPESFCLPLKLNLGNFVQAAAQGADTALMTGGVGPCRFGYYGEMEREILQEAGYLFDVITLEPPDGSLLGLAERIRKLAGTKNTWNRILKAMLFAYRKSVVMDQIEDMFHGFRPLVKAPKEADQLYEEAKGRLVQAMTDQGMKDVLQWLREQMDDKSSGSAKEEGENPLKIAVIGEIYTLLEPFISMDVEKELGNLGALVDRSLYLSGWVGQHVFRGLAQGYRPIKSYYSLAKPYLNHFVGGHAQETIGAAIQFAQEGYEGIVQLLPLGCMPEIVASSILPKIQEDYGIPIMTLTVDEHTGKAGVQTRIEAFVDLLERSRQKGRVNREGVLDLAGK, from the coding sequence ATGAAAGTCACCTTTCCTCATATGGGGAACGCTTGGATAGTCATTCAAGCCTTACTTGAGAATTTGGATGTGGACTATGTAGTGCCGCCGCCCAATAGCAAAGAGACACTGAACATAGGGACCCAGCTGGCACCGGAATCTTTCTGCCTTCCTCTTAAGCTGAACCTGGGGAATTTTGTCCAGGCTGCAGCCCAAGGTGCAGATACGGCTCTCATGACGGGAGGAGTTGGCCCTTGTCGCTTTGGCTATTATGGGGAGATGGAGAGGGAAATTTTACAAGAAGCGGGATATCTCTTTGATGTCATAACCCTCGAACCACCCGATGGAAGTTTATTAGGACTTGCTGAGCGAATTCGTAAACTTGCCGGTACCAAGAACACCTGGAACCGCATCCTTAAAGCCATGCTTTTCGCTTACCGAAAAAGTGTGGTCATGGATCAGATCGAAGATATGTTTCATGGTTTTCGTCCTCTTGTTAAGGCTCCCAAGGAGGCCGATCAGCTTTATGAAGAAGCTAAAGGACGGTTGGTTCAGGCTATGACGGATCAAGGGATGAAGGATGTTTTGCAATGGCTGAGGGAGCAGATGGATGATAAGAGCTCCGGAAGTGCAAAGGAGGAGGGAGAGAATCCGCTAAAAATTGCGGTCATCGGTGAAATCTATACCCTATTGGAGCCTTTTATCTCCATGGATGTGGAAAAGGAATTGGGTAACCTTGGAGCGCTGGTGGATCGTTCCCTCTATTTGTCGGGATGGGTAGGTCAGCATGTATTCCGCGGCTTGGCCCAGGGGTACCGTCCGATAAAATCCTATTACTCACTGGCCAAGCCCTACTTAAATCATTTTGTCGGGGGCCATGCCCAGGAAACCATCGGGGCTGCGATACAGTTCGCCCAAGAGGGGTATGAAGGAATCGTTCAACTCCTGCCTCTGGGCTGTATGCCAGAGATTGTAGCGTCCAGTATTTTGCCAAAGATTCAAGAAGATTATGGAATACCCATTATGACCTTAACCGTGGACGAGCATACGGGAAAAGCCGGTGTACAAACACGGATTGAAGCCTTTGTGGATCTGCTGGAGCGGTCCCGTCAAAAAGGAAGAGTGAACAGGGAGGGAGTGTTGGATCTTGCCGGTAAGTAA
- the spoVAC gene encoding stage V sporulation protein AC yields the protein MADQKLRPPTLNVTPEEYSKLAKSMTPKPTLAKNIVRAFLVGGIICAFGQIVINFLVQMGLQKDDASTAATAFLILLGALLTGLGVYDEIGRFAGAGSIVPVTGFANSIVSPALEFKREGYVMGVGAKLFTVAGPVLVYGIAASIAIGIITYFLR from the coding sequence TTGGCTGACCAAAAACTTCGCCCCCCAACGCTCAATGTGACTCCTGAGGAATACAGCAAATTAGCAAAATCCATGACTCCAAAGCCTACGCTCGCTAAAAATATCGTCAGGGCGTTCCTTGTCGGCGGAATCATTTGCGCTTTCGGACAAATTGTCATTAATTTTTTAGTCCAAATGGGGCTGCAAAAAGACGATGCTTCGACAGCCGCAACGGCTTTTCTTATCTTATTGGGGGCACTCCTCACCGGATTAGGTGTTTATGATGAAATCGGAAGATTTGCAGGGGCCGGATCCATTGTTCCGGTCACGGGATTTGCTAACTCCATAGTGTCCCCGGCCTTGGAGTTTAAACGGGAAGGTTATGTGATGGGTGTCGGTGCCAAATTGTTTACCGTAGCAGGACCAGTATTGGTATACGGGATTGCCGCTTCGATTGCTATAGGCATAATCACCTATTTCCTGCGCTAG
- a CDS encoding acyl-CoA dehydratase activase, whose protein sequence is MPVSKFFLGVDVGSVSTNIVLLNEEGTIAQTMYLRTQGRPMHTIQEGMRELRARIGSGAEIIGVGTTGSARQLAATLLGADVVKNEITAHAVAASRMNTNVQTILEIGGQDSKIIILRNGVVVDFAMNTVCAAGTGSFLDQQASRLGIPIEEFGVLALKAQHPVRIAGRCSVFAESDMIHKQQLGHPLPDIVAGLCQAMVRNYLNNVGKNKEILGPVFFQGGVAANPGIRRAFEEELGQEVVVPEHFSVMGALGAAFLAQERFLNKKGPATNFRGLKMAESHFKACSFDCKGCSNRCEVVEIRQEDKVLTRWGDRCGKWSVADSESLEGIMAEQSLASGSYKYQIQGNKN, encoded by the coding sequence TTGCCGGTAAGTAAGTTTTTTCTTGGCGTCGATGTGGGTTCGGTCAGTACCAATATCGTGCTTCTCAATGAGGAGGGAACCATAGCCCAGACCATGTATTTGCGGACCCAGGGACGCCCCATGCATACAATTCAGGAGGGAATGCGGGAGCTTCGTGCCCGTATTGGCTCCGGTGCAGAGATTATAGGGGTGGGAACCACAGGAAGTGCCCGTCAATTAGCCGCTACCCTTTTGGGGGCCGATGTGGTAAAAAACGAAATAACAGCTCATGCTGTAGCCGCTTCCCGTATGAATACCAATGTCCAAACCATCTTAGAAATCGGCGGACAGGATTCTAAAATCATCATATTACGCAATGGGGTCGTCGTAGACTTTGCTATGAATACGGTCTGTGCAGCAGGGACCGGGTCATTTTTGGACCAGCAGGCGTCACGTTTAGGTATTCCCATCGAAGAGTTCGGGGTATTGGCCTTAAAAGCCCAACATCCCGTACGAATCGCCGGACGGTGTTCTGTTTTTGCGGAGTCGGATATGATTCACAAACAGCAGTTAGGTCATCCTCTCCCGGATATCGTAGCGGGGCTATGTCAGGCTATGGTGCGAAACTACCTTAATAATGTAGGGAAAAATAAAGAGATCCTGGGACCGGTATTTTTCCAAGGGGGTGTGGCGGCCAACCCGGGTATTCGCAGAGCCTTTGAAGAAGAGCTGGGACAAGAGGTCGTCGTACCGGAGCATTTTTCAGTCATGGGAGCCCTGGGAGCTGCTTTCCTGGCTCAAGAACGCTTCCTGAACAAAAAGGGTCCGGCCACTAACTTCCGAGGGTTAAAAATGGCTGAAAGCCACTTTAAAGCATGTAGTTTTGACTGCAAAGGCTGTAGCAATCGCTGCGAGGTGGTGGAGATCAGGCAAGAGGATAAGGTGCTGACCCGTTGGGGAGATCGCTGTGGGAAATGGTCTGTTGCGGATTCGGAGTCTTTAGAAGGGATAATGGCTGAACAGAGCCTAGCGTCTGGGTCTTACAAATATCAGATCCAGGGCAACAAGAATTAA
- the spoVAE gene encoding stage V sporulation protein AE produces MFEQIIPAFVVGGLICVVGQLLMDLTKPTFTPAHVLVTFVTGGAVLGALGLYGPLVQFAGAGASVPLSGFGYSLAKGAMDAVGEKGLLGAFSGGVEATAVGIAAAVFFGYLVSVTFNPKG; encoded by the coding sequence ATGTTTGAGCAGATTATTCCAGCGTTTGTGGTAGGCGGTCTGATTTGCGTAGTTGGTCAACTTCTTATGGATTTAACGAAACCCACTTTTACCCCGGCTCATGTGTTGGTAACCTTTGTCACCGGCGGAGCTGTTTTGGGTGCTCTCGGTTTATACGGGCCCTTGGTGCAATTCGCCGGAGCGGGAGCGTCGGTGCCCCTGTCAGGATTCGGTTATTCCTTAGCCAAAGGAGCAATGGATGCTGTGGGAGAAAAGGGCCTTCTGGGGGCTTTTTCAGGCGGGGTAGAGGCGACAGCCGTAGGGATCGCGGCGGCAGTCTTTTTTGGCTATTTAGTTTCCGTAACCTTTAATCCCAAGGGATAA
- the spoVAD gene encoding stage V sporulation protein AD — MNLKRMGNQTVVFSNPPVILSSYSVVGPMEGQGPLGKSFSKVWKDNINGNSSWEVAETKMMEEALEGAVKQSQINKDEIDYLLAGDLLNQLISSNFAARTMGIPFIGLYGACSTMALSMSVGSMLIDGGFARKALVGVSSHHDTAERQYRLPTEQGGQRAMSAQWTVTGAGSLVLGQSGEGPRITASTIGRIVDFGETDANNMGAAMAPAVADTILNHLQDMNRTPEDYDLIISGDLGSVGLNLAQEVLKKSGLHFKNFSDCGVLIYDKSQDVHAGASGCGCSAVVFAGHILKKIKSGQYKRVLLVGSGALHSPTSSLQGESIPGIGHAVVIEA; from the coding sequence ATGAACCTAAAACGTATGGGGAATCAAACCGTAGTTTTCTCGAATCCGCCCGTAATTCTCTCCTCATATTCCGTAGTTGGACCTATGGAGGGTCAAGGCCCCTTGGGTAAGTCTTTCAGTAAGGTATGGAAAGATAATATTAATGGGAATTCCTCCTGGGAAGTTGCCGAAACCAAAATGATGGAGGAAGCCTTGGAGGGAGCAGTCAAGCAATCACAAATCAATAAGGACGAGATCGATTATCTCTTGGCCGGGGATTTGTTGAATCAGCTCATTTCTTCGAATTTTGCTGCCCGAACCATGGGCATCCCTTTCATCGGTCTGTATGGAGCCTGTTCCACCATGGCTTTAAGCATGTCTGTGGGAAGCATGCTCATCGATGGGGGATTTGCCCGTAAGGCGCTTGTGGGGGTATCCAGCCATCATGATACAGCTGAACGCCAGTATCGCTTACCTACGGAGCAGGGCGGTCAACGGGCTATGAGCGCTCAATGGACTGTGACCGGGGCAGGAAGCCTCGTCCTCGGTCAGAGTGGGGAGGGGCCTCGGATCACGGCTTCCACAATCGGCAGGATTGTGGATTTCGGGGAAACAGATGCCAATAATATGGGGGCTGCGATGGCTCCGGCTGTAGCCGATACGATTCTCAATCACCTTCAGGATATGAACCGTACACCGGAGGATTATGATCTGATTATTTCCGGTGACTTAGGTTCTGTAGGATTAAATCTTGCCCAAGAAGTACTGAAAAAGTCGGGGCTTCATTTCAAAAATTTCTCGGACTGTGGAGTATTAATTTATGACAAAAGTCAGGATGTCCATGCAGGAGCCAGTGGCTGCGGCTGCTCAGCAGTGGTCTTCGCCGGACATATTCTTAAAAAAATTAAATCTGGCCAGTATAAAAGAGTCCTTCTCGTGGGGAGCGGGGCTTTACATAGCCCTACTTCCAGTCTCCAGGGAGAGTCCATACCAGGAATTGGGCACGCCGTAGTCATCGAGGCATAA
- a CDS encoding acyl-CoA dehydratase activase-related protein, whose amino-acid sequence MRLGFPRALLYYEYYPFWAGFFYKLGIELVTSPLTNREIMEIGLKKAPDDTCLPVKILVGHLTVLRGVEGIFLPRLVSMEQNTYHCPKILGLPESIFYALPAESKVYTVDINWRGGKREVINSLMAFGGGIGCSKGQIREAFAEAQRWQKAYQRMRNAGWSFEESMECFEALAEPMKLKDLGFSQEGSRRQKPAEFEDGWLLDHEAQAGSRENQPKIALVGHSYLTYESYANMNLLQRLREKAQVFVVENVGSAPIEEQHSKLQKKIFWSHAKKIFGAGSAYVEDPEIDGLIYLSCFGCGTDSMTNDLLARRARKNQKPYLVLTLDEHSGEAGLVTRIEAFLDMLERRKDYESHLSSYGERLDSHSSLT is encoded by the coding sequence ATGAGACTAGGGTTTCCGCGGGCTTTGTTGTACTATGAATATTACCCATTTTGGGCAGGATTTTTTTATAAATTAGGAATTGAACTGGTTACCTCCCCTCTAACCAATCGGGAGATCATGGAAATCGGCCTGAAGAAGGCTCCTGATGACACCTGTCTGCCGGTAAAGATACTGGTAGGGCATCTCACGGTCCTAAGGGGTGTGGAGGGGATATTTCTTCCCCGTCTGGTGAGTATGGAACAGAATACTTATCACTGTCCCAAAATTCTCGGGCTCCCGGAGAGCATTTTCTATGCTCTTCCCGCCGAATCCAAGGTGTATACCGTAGATATCAATTGGCGGGGAGGGAAGAGGGAGGTTATAAATAGCCTTATGGCCTTCGGGGGGGGAATTGGGTGCTCAAAAGGTCAGATAAGGGAAGCCTTTGCGGAAGCTCAGCGTTGGCAGAAAGCTTACCAGAGAATGCGTAATGCAGGGTGGTCCTTTGAAGAAAGCATGGAATGCTTTGAAGCTTTAGCAGAACCCATGAAGCTAAAGGATTTGGGATTTAGCCAAGAGGGCAGTCGCCGTCAGAAGCCTGCTGAATTTGAAGATGGGTGGTTGCTGGACCATGAAGCCCAGGCCGGCAGCAGGGAGAATCAGCCCAAGATTGCTTTAGTAGGGCATAGTTACCTGACCTATGAATCCTATGCCAATATGAACTTGTTGCAGCGGCTTCGCGAAAAGGCCCAAGTATTTGTGGTAGAGAATGTGGGCTCAGCCCCCATCGAAGAACAACATAGTAAGCTCCAGAAAAAAATCTTTTGGAGTCATGCCAAGAAGATCTTCGGAGCAGGCTCAGCTTATGTGGAGGATCCGGAAATTGATGGCTTAATTTATCTTTCCTGTTTTGGCTGCGGAACGGACTCCATGACCAACGATTTACTGGCCCGCCGGGCCCGCAAGAATCAAAAGCCATACTTAGTGCTTACTTTAGATGAACACAGCGGAGAGGCAGGCTTGGTCACCCGTATCGAAGCCTTTCTTGATATGCTTGAAAGGAGGAAGGACTATGAAAGTCACCTTTCCTCATATGGGGAACGCTTGGATAGTCATTCAAGCCTTACTTGA
- a CDS encoding LCP family protein has translation MDKKNIKNRLIHFIHAYGFNAVLGFGLGIAIVLAVFMISGRPGLFDLEARSSNMNRTASKEENLGKNQESFGLGEAGDLKNTVDKEVPEGNLTDEISNELALKDRVTVLLIGMDNRPGEVLSNTDTLMVASLDQKSKKMILLSIPRDTQVILNNKKEKVNAIARLQKGAISTQQYLQELIGAPIDGYVLTNFQGFKNIVDSLGGISLNVEKDMYYDTGDEQDRFINLKKGIQRLNGTQALQYARFRNDELADISRVSRQQEVIKAIVAEATTPRNIPKLPIIVPKIYQAIETNLNLGQIWALSMAFKNKETYEVINQTLPGQFSDEEGISYWKVSPKETKVILNQLFQGKTSPIFETIQKVNGPAKPPVKKETKPEIEADKVKDKEKDKNQDSKEAPITMEVLTTEANKAETRSQEKINTIEEDITFEILE, from the coding sequence ATGGATAAAAAGAACATTAAGAATCGGCTGATTCACTTCATTCATGCTTATGGATTTAATGCTGTTTTAGGATTTGGCTTAGGAATAGCTATTGTCTTGGCTGTGTTTATGATTTCTGGAAGACCGGGGCTTTTTGATCTGGAAGCACGCAGCAGCAATATGAACCGAACTGCTTCCAAAGAGGAGAACTTGGGTAAGAATCAAGAATCCTTTGGTCTCGGTGAAGCAGGAGACTTAAAAAATACAGTGGACAAAGAAGTGCCGGAAGGAAACCTAACCGATGAAATCTCCAATGAACTTGCTCTGAAGGACCGGGTTACAGTGTTGCTTATTGGCATGGATAACCGTCCCGGGGAAGTGCTCAGCAATACGGACACTCTGATGGTGGCCAGTCTGGATCAAAAGAGTAAAAAAATGATTTTACTTTCTATTCCCCGCGATACCCAGGTTATTCTCAATAACAAAAAAGAGAAAGTCAATGCCATAGCCCGTTTGCAAAAAGGAGCAATCTCCACTCAACAGTATTTACAGGAGCTGATCGGGGCGCCTATTGACGGTTATGTCCTGACCAATTTTCAAGGATTTAAAAATATTGTGGACAGCTTAGGCGGGATTTCCCTTAATGTGGAGAAGGATATGTATTACGATACCGGAGATGAACAAGATCGTTTTATCAATCTTAAAAAGGGTATACAACGCCTCAACGGTACTCAGGCCTTGCAATATGCACGTTTTCGCAATGATGAACTTGCGGATATTTCCCGGGTTTCCCGGCAGCAGGAAGTGATAAAAGCTATTGTGGCTGAGGCCACAACCCCCCGGAATATTCCCAAGCTTCCCATCATCGTCCCCAAGATCTACCAGGCCATAGAGACCAATCTCAATCTAGGACAGATCTGGGCTTTATCCATGGCCTTTAAAAATAAAGAAACCTATGAAGTGATTAATCAAACCCTTCCGGGTCAATTCTCAGATGAAGAGGGTATCAGCTATTGGAAAGTCAGCCCAAAGGAGACTAAGGTCATTCTGAATCAGCTTTTTCAGGGTAAAACATCCCCAATTTTCGAAACGATCCAAAAGGTTAATGGACCGGCTAAGCCTCCCGTAAAAAAAGAAACCAAGCCTGAGATTGAAGCAGATAAAGTTAAAGATAAGGAGAAAGATAAAAATCAAGATAGTAAGGAAGCGCCTATAACCATGGAGGTTTTGACCACTGAAGCCAATAAAGCAGAAACACGAAGCCAGGAAAAGATCAATACAATAGAGGAAGATATAACCTTCGAGATCCTTGAATAG
- the spoIIAB gene encoding anti-sigma F factor, with protein sequence MKRNLLDLKFYSLAENVGITRMLIASVGAQLDLSLNDIEELKVVVSEAVSNSIIHGYANHPDKLVHLTIEQNPEALKIIVKDEGCGIPDVEQAMQPAFSTDPERMGLGFVFMQSFMDDLQVESAVNQGTTVTMIKQLDKIQPSTH encoded by the coding sequence ATGAAAAGAAACCTTTTAGATCTTAAGTTCTATAGTCTGGCTGAAAATGTGGGGATCACCCGGATGTTGATCGCCTCCGTCGGCGCCCAATTGGACCTTTCCCTCAACGATATTGAAGAACTTAAGGTAGTAGTCAGTGAAGCGGTTTCCAATTCGATTATTCATGGTTATGCCAATCATCCGGACAAGCTGGTTCATTTAACCATCGAGCAAAACCCCGAAGCCTTAAAAATCATTGTCAAAGATGAAGGATGTGGAATACCCGATGTAGAGCAAGCCATGCAACCGGCCTTTAGTACAGATCCTGAGCGCATGGGGTTGGGATTTGTCTTTATGCAATCCTTCATGGATGATCTTCAGGTGGAGTCTGCGGTCAATCAGGGTACTACCGTCACAATGATTAAGCAACTTGACAAAATCCAGCCCTCCACGCATTAG
- the spoIIAA gene encoding anti-sigma F factor antagonist, with the protein MLIDKKLERQTLLLTLKGELDMNTSESLRQAIDNEIERRGVRTVILNLESISFIDSSGLGVILGRYKKLLPMGGKVIVTRVPPHIYKIMELSGLPRIIQFEDMLNQEDGRKGKTV; encoded by the coding sequence TTGCTTATTGACAAAAAACTAGAGCGTCAGACCTTGCTCTTAACCTTAAAGGGAGAACTTGACATGAATACCTCTGAAAGTCTACGCCAGGCCATAGATAATGAGATTGAACGTCGTGGAGTGCGGACGGTCATCCTTAATTTGGAGAGCATCAGCTTCATCGATAGTTCGGGGCTTGGCGTTATTCTTGGACGCTACAAGAAGCTTCTCCCTATGGGGGGAAAAGTCATCGTAACCCGGGTACCTCCCCATATCTATAAGATTATGGAATTATCCGGTCTCCCTCGTATCATTCAATTTGAAGATATGCTGAACCAGGAAGATGGAAGGAAGGGAAAAACTGTATGA